In Acidimicrobiales bacterium, one genomic interval encodes:
- a CDS encoding conjugal transfer protein produces MANTRTIPETGRRLGRSRQLRRLPVSDVAVARGSAALLWVLVLLAGLGGLAAWLRPTSSSEPSPTVASDPDGVTGNAVVVAGGFAERYVTAYLEAGKEGEKLTSFLGYTPELPLNAQATELSAPVRSVDITKAGDDYWAVVVAVGWPGQERFWQVAVDMRDGPANAVGLPAAVAAPAAPERSSLDVSMGQPALDDPMVESATSFLGAYLCGQEGLSRYLSPGLALAPAEPKVCSSAEVIRWGVVDGDDDNTKTVTLDALLDGDAAADDSATSARVATYTLLLTSRDGRWEISELLPAPPLDD; encoded by the coding sequence GTGGCAAACACCAGGACCATCCCCGAGACGGGGCGCCGGCTGGGGCGCTCACGTCAGCTACGGCGACTTCCGGTATCGGACGTCGCGGTAGCCCGGGGCAGCGCCGCTCTCCTCTGGGTGCTGGTCCTCCTGGCGGGCCTCGGCGGCCTGGCCGCGTGGCTGCGGCCGACGTCGTCGAGCGAGCCCTCCCCCACGGTCGCGTCCGACCCCGACGGGGTCACCGGCAACGCCGTGGTGGTCGCCGGCGGCTTCGCCGAGCGCTACGTCACCGCCTACCTCGAGGCCGGCAAGGAGGGCGAGAAGCTCACGTCCTTCCTCGGCTACACGCCCGAGCTGCCCCTCAACGCCCAGGCCACCGAGCTGTCGGCGCCGGTGCGGTCGGTCGACATCACCAAGGCCGGCGACGACTACTGGGCGGTGGTCGTCGCCGTCGGCTGGCCGGGCCAGGAGCGCTTCTGGCAGGTCGCGGTCGACATGCGCGACGGGCCGGCGAACGCCGTCGGCCTCCCCGCCGCCGTGGCCGCGCCGGCCGCACCCGAGCGCAGCTCGCTCGACGTCAGCATGGGCCAGCCGGCGCTCGACGACCCGATGGTCGAGTCGGCCACGAGCTTCCTCGGCGCCTACCTGTGCGGCCAGGAGGGACTGTCCCGCTACCTCAGCCCCGGCCTGGCGCTGGCGCCCGCCGAACCCAAGGTGTGCAGCTCAGCGGAGGTGATCCGCTGGGGCGTGGTCGACGGCGACGACGACAACACCAAGACCGTGACGCTCGACGCCCTGCTCGACGGCGATGCCGCCGCCGACGACAGTGCCACCAGCGCCCGGGTCGCCACCTACACGCTGCTGCTGACCAGCCGAGACGGCCGCTGGGAGATCTCCGAGCTGCTGCCGGCGCCACCGCTCGACGACTGA